In the Rattus rattus isolate New Zealand chromosome 18, Rrattus_CSIRO_v1, whole genome shotgun sequence genome, one interval contains:
- the LOC116887111 gene encoding keratin-associated protein 12-1 isoform X2: MCHTSCSSGCQPSCCVSSSCQPSCCSSCCRPAICIPVRYQIACCVPVSCRPTVCMTPSCQSSVCVPVSCRPVCVTSSCQSSGCGQPSCPTLVCKPITCSNPSCC; this comes from the exons CACCAGCTGTTCTTCAGGGTGCCAGCCCTCCTGCTGTGTGTCCAGCTCCTGCCAGCCTTCCTGCTGT TCATCCTGCTGCAGGCCTGCTATATGCATTCCTGTGAGATACCAGATAGCCTGCTGTGTACCTGTGAGCTGCAGACCCACTGTGTGCATGACCCCCTCCTGCCAGTCCTCTGTGTGCGTGCCCGTGAGCTGCCGGCCAGTCTGTGTGACCTCCTCCTGTCAGTCATCTGGGTGCGGCCAACCGTCCTGCCCCACCCTGGTCTGCAAGCCTATTACCTGTAGCAACCCCTCTTGCTGCTGA
- the LOC116887111 gene encoding keratin-associated protein 12-1 isoform X1, whose product MCHTSCSSGCQPSCCVSSSCQPSCCVSSPCQPSCYVSSPCQSSCCRPAICIPVRYQIACCVPVSCRPTVCMTPSCQSSVCVPVSCRPVCVTSSCQSSGCGQPSCPTLVCKPITCSNPSCC is encoded by the coding sequence CACCAGCTGTTCTTCAGGGTGCCAGCCCTCCTGCTGTGTGTCCAGCTCCTGCCAGCCTTCCTGCTGTGTGTCCAGCCCCTGCCAGCCATCCTGCTATGTGTCCAGCCCCTGCCAGTCATCCTGCTGCAGGCCTGCTATATGCATTCCTGTGAGATACCAGATAGCCTGCTGTGTACCTGTGAGCTGCAGACCCACTGTGTGCATGACCCCCTCCTGCCAGTCCTCTGTGTGCGTGCCCGTGAGCTGCCGGCCAGTCTGTGTGACCTCCTCCTGTCAGTCATCTGGGTGCGGCCAACCGTCCTGCCCCACCCTGGTCTGCAAGCCTATTACCTGTAGCAACCCCTCTTGCTGCTGA